A window of Holophagales bacterium contains these coding sequences:
- a CDS encoding 3-isopropylmalate dehydratase small subunit, which produces MSRIDRIRGTALPLRGDDVDTDRIIPARYLKAVTFEGLGEHAFEDDRIALGGAHPFDAPRFAGATVLLVNRNFGCGSSREHAPQALYRRGLRTVVGEGFSEIFFGNSVALGLPCVTVSRGDASALQELAEREPETEVVVDLDAQCVTAGAFEAPITLPSAAREAFLTGHWDGLNALLERFEEVRALAARLPGEPPIQVLATGRA; this is translated from the coding sequence ATGAGCCGCATCGACCGGATCCGGGGCACGGCCCTCCCCCTCCGTGGCGACGACGTCGACACCGACCGGATCATCCCGGCGCGCTATCTCAAGGCCGTGACGTTCGAGGGACTCGGCGAGCACGCCTTCGAGGACGACCGGATCGCGCTCGGGGGCGCACATCCGTTCGATGCCCCGCGATTCGCCGGAGCGACGGTCCTCCTCGTGAACCGCAACTTCGGCTGCGGCTCGTCCCGCGAGCACGCTCCGCAGGCGCTCTACCGGCGGGGCCTCCGCACCGTCGTCGGCGAGGGATTCTCCGAGATCTTCTTCGGCAACTCCGTCGCCCTCGGCCTGCCGTGCGTCACCGTCTCGCGCGGCGACGCCTCCGCCCTCCAGGAGCTCGCCGAGCGCGAGCCGGAGACGGAGGTCGTCGTCGACCTCGACGCGCAATGCGTCACGGCGGGAGCGTTCGAGGCTCCGATCACCCTCCCCTCCGCCGCCCGCGAGGCTTTTCTCACGGGGCACTGGGACGGGCTCAACGCGCTTCTCGAGCGTTTCGAAGAGGTCCGCGCGCTCGCGGCGCGCCTGCCCGGCGAACCCCCCATCCAGGTCCTGGCCACAGGTCGCGCTTGA
- the ilvB gene encoding biosynthetic-type acetolactate synthase large subunit: protein MKKTGAQIVWECLVREGVDTVFGYPGGAILPIYDAMTEYPVHHVLVRHEQGAAHAADGYARASGRVGVALGTSGPGATNLVTGIATAMLDSIPVVFITGQVPSKVLGTDAFQEADIVGITMPITKHNVLVTQIEDLAPALVEAFQIARSGRPGPVLVDVCKDVQQATTELRWPEAVESTRRRSLPALKRSDLRKAAELIAAAQRPLILAGHGVIESGATQVLQAFAEKTGTPVALTLLGLGGFPRSHPLCLGMMGMHGEAYVNTAIQEADLLLAFGMRFDDRVTGNLKNYAPGSKKIHVEIDVSEIGKNVPVDLGLVGDLKQALESLLPSVEATTHEPWMARIEEGRHETRSRDIVHRESGDALYAAHVIHDIWKATKGGAVVVSDVGQHQMFEAQYFPHESPRTLLTSGGLGTMGFALPAAIGAKLARPDAEVWVVAGDGGFQMTQCELATLMQEKLDIKIAIIDNGFLGMVRQWQEFFYDRRYAATPLLSPDFVKLAGAYGLAAHRVDARADVIPTVERVRSQPGPALIHFVVQAEEVVYPMVPAGADLHSMIRRPHETPAGKALASGGKGAAEVTA, encoded by the coding sequence ATGAAGAAGACCGGAGCACAGATCGTCTGGGAATGCCTCGTCCGCGAAGGCGTGGACACCGTCTTCGGCTATCCCGGCGGGGCGATCCTGCCGATCTACGACGCGATGACGGAGTACCCGGTCCACCACGTCCTCGTGCGGCACGAGCAGGGCGCCGCGCACGCGGCCGACGGCTACGCCCGCGCCAGCGGCCGCGTCGGCGTCGCCCTCGGCACCTCGGGTCCCGGCGCCACGAACCTCGTCACCGGCATCGCCACGGCGATGCTCGACTCGATCCCGGTCGTCTTCATCACGGGGCAGGTCCCCTCGAAGGTCCTCGGGACGGACGCCTTCCAGGAAGCCGACATCGTCGGCATCACCATGCCGATCACGAAGCACAACGTCCTCGTGACGCAGATCGAGGACCTCGCCCCGGCCCTCGTCGAGGCGTTTCAGATCGCCCGCTCGGGTCGCCCGGGGCCGGTCCTCGTCGACGTCTGCAAGGACGTGCAGCAGGCGACGACGGAGCTCCGCTGGCCCGAGGCCGTGGAGTCGACCCGCCGCCGCTCGCTTCCCGCCCTGAAGCGAAGCGACCTGAGGAAGGCCGCCGAGCTGATCGCCGCAGCCCAGAGGCCCCTCATCCTCGCGGGCCACGGCGTCATCGAGTCGGGGGCGACGCAGGTTCTCCAGGCTTTCGCCGAGAAGACCGGCACGCCCGTGGCGTTGACGCTCCTCGGCCTCGGCGGCTTTCCGCGCAGCCACCCGCTCTGCCTCGGGATGATGGGGATGCATGGTGAGGCGTACGTGAACACGGCGATCCAGGAGGCCGACCTCCTCCTCGCCTTCGGCATGCGCTTCGACGACCGCGTCACCGGCAACCTGAAGAACTACGCGCCGGGGTCGAAGAAGATCCACGTCGAGATCGACGTCTCCGAGATCGGCAAGAACGTCCCCGTCGACCTCGGCCTCGTCGGCGACCTGAAGCAGGCGCTCGAGTCCCTCCTCCCGTCGGTGGAGGCGACGACCCACGAGCCGTGGATGGCCCGTATCGAGGAAGGCCGGCACGAAACCCGCTCGCGCGACATCGTCCACCGCGAGAGCGGCGACGCGCTCTACGCCGCGCACGTCATCCACGACATCTGGAAGGCGACGAAGGGCGGGGCGGTCGTCGTCTCCGACGTCGGCCAGCACCAGATGTTCGAGGCCCAGTACTTCCCGCACGAGTCGCCGCGGACGCTCCTGACCTCCGGCGGCCTCGGGACGATGGGCTTCGCGCTTCCCGCCGCCATCGGCGCCAAGCTCGCCCGGCCCGACGCCGAGGTCTGGGTCGTCGCCGGCGACGGCGGCTTCCAGATGACGCAGTGCGAGCTCGCGACCCTGATGCAGGAGAAGCTCGACATCAAGATCGCGATCATCGACAACGGCTTCCTCGGCATGGTCCGCCAGTGGCAGGAGTTCTTCTACGACCGCCGCTATGCCGCCACGCCGCTCCTCTCCCCCGACTTCGTGAAGCTCGCCGGGGCCTATGGCCTCGCGGCGCACCGCGTCGACGCTCGCGCGGACGTCATCCCCACCGTCGAACGTGTCAGGAGCCAGCCGGGCCCGGCCCTCATCCACTTCGTCGTCCAGGCCGAGGAAGTGGTCTACCCGATGGTTCCGGCCGGCGCCGACCTCCACTCGATGATCCGGCGTCCTCACGAGACCCCTGCCGGGAAGGCTCTCGCCTCCGGCGGGAAGGGCGCGGCGGAGGTGACGGCGTGA
- the ilvN gene encoding acetolactate synthase small subunit, with product MKHTLIASVQDQPGVLVRVMGMFRRRAFNVESLTVGHSETEGVSRMTFVVDTSRVASRIIEANLRKLVPVLDVHDVTHVPTVARELALIRVKCAEGERSQVNDLISIFRARIVDVSTDTVIVEITGDPEKVEGLVELLRPRGIVEMVRTGKVAMTRGASARRALAHEHDADADPLELAS from the coding sequence GTGAAGCACACCCTGATCGCCAGCGTCCAGGACCAGCCGGGCGTCCTCGTGAGGGTCATGGGGATGTTCCGCCGGCGCGCGTTCAACGTGGAGAGCCTCACCGTCGGTCACAGCGAGACCGAGGGGGTCTCCCGGATGACCTTCGTCGTCGACACGTCGCGGGTCGCCTCTCGGATCATCGAGGCGAACCTGCGCAAGCTCGTCCCCGTCCTCGACGTCCACGACGTCACCCACGTGCCGACGGTCGCGCGGGAGCTCGCCCTGATCCGCGTGAAATGCGCCGAGGGAGAGCGCTCGCAGGTGAACGACCTGATCTCGATCTTCCGCGCGCGGATCGTCGACGTCTCGACCGACACCGTCATCGTCGAGATCACCGGCGACCCGGAGAAGGTCGAAGGCCTCGTCGAGCTCCTCCGCCCCCGCGGCATCGTCGAGATGGTGCGGACCGGAAAGGTCGCCATGACGCGCGGCGCCTCCGCCCGGCGCGCCCTCGCGCACGAGCACGACGCCGACGCCGACCCGCTCGAGCTCGCCAGCTGA
- a CDS encoding VWA domain-containing protein, whose amino-acid sequence MKIPAGLLLAALLHPGLSLAQAPAPVPRSTASAELTLFNLDVIVTDPAGHPVHGLTARDFEVRHDGKTVGVTNFSEIRGEAFPSATVRPSGTAEPGAAPAAAPSAPRPPRRIVLFIDRLQIPDANQRGELFDAIRGFLEGTLGEGDEAMIVTWNRSIRTVLPFTDDPEKLESSLAAVEKQSGRIATEKADLDLLQDEDAWFTSLALDPRIGTDFGGFTPTATLFAQQAYFEMKAKTNALKGLTATLGGMDGRKVLVLVSHRFSRYAGMEYFLRARSDVTTLGESETKAFDTRRFLEDVTRSANANGVTLYAVFPSGMDAPLPSAADAAMTAPGPTSQPLGGREHLALANEMEALSFIAEKTGGVAAVGAGSLPAFIDRVSADLDSWYSLGYPGPTGAKRAASVTVRVPGRKVTVRVRGSLVEKTPEEQMQDRVLAHLFKPDGRARIPIQASSTVAPDQKGKYRIRVEIRIPIASLVLLPTAKGVAGAFSVFVASVAPEGDFSEVTRRSQTFEVPAQDLETAKAGHYTYELEIDSAGPQARVCVGVWDEKSNDAGFAVVKAAGSPDPSGP is encoded by the coding sequence ATGAAAATACCCGCTGGCCTCCTCCTTGCTGCTCTCCTCCACCCGGGGCTTTCGCTGGCGCAGGCGCCGGCGCCGGTCCCTCGCTCGACGGCGTCGGCAGAGCTGACCCTCTTCAACCTCGACGTCATCGTGACGGACCCGGCGGGACACCCCGTTCACGGCCTCACGGCCCGGGACTTCGAGGTCCGCCACGACGGCAAGACCGTCGGGGTGACGAACTTCAGCGAGATCCGCGGCGAGGCTTTTCCGTCTGCGACCGTTCGACCGTCCGGGACGGCCGAGCCGGGAGCGGCGCCGGCCGCCGCACCGTCAGCGCCCCGCCCGCCCCGGCGCATCGTCCTCTTCATCGACCGGCTCCAGATTCCCGACGCGAATCAGCGCGGCGAGCTCTTCGACGCGATCCGCGGCTTCCTCGAGGGAACGCTCGGGGAAGGCGACGAGGCGATGATCGTGACCTGGAACCGCTCGATCCGGACGGTTCTCCCGTTCACGGACGACCCCGAGAAGCTCGAGAGCTCGCTGGCTGCCGTCGAGAAGCAGAGCGGCCGGATCGCGACCGAGAAGGCGGACCTCGACCTGCTGCAGGACGAGGACGCCTGGTTCACGTCGCTAGCGCTCGACCCTCGTATCGGGACGGACTTCGGAGGGTTCACGCCGACCGCGACGCTCTTCGCCCAGCAGGCGTACTTCGAGATGAAGGCGAAGACGAACGCCTTGAAGGGGCTCACCGCCACGCTCGGCGGGATGGACGGTCGGAAGGTCCTCGTCCTGGTCTCCCACCGCTTCTCCCGGTACGCCGGAATGGAGTACTTCCTGAGAGCCCGCTCCGACGTGACGACCCTGGGCGAATCGGAGACGAAGGCGTTCGACACCAGGAGGTTCCTGGAGGACGTCACCCGGTCGGCGAACGCGAACGGGGTGACGCTCTATGCGGTCTTCCCCTCCGGGATGGACGCCCCCCTTCCGTCGGCGGCGGACGCGGCCATGACCGCTCCGGGCCCCACCAGCCAGCCCCTCGGGGGGCGCGAGCACCTCGCGCTGGCCAACGAGATGGAGGCGCTCTCCTTCATCGCCGAGAAGACCGGCGGCGTCGCCGCCGTCGGCGCCGGCAGCCTTCCGGCCTTCATCGACCGCGTCTCGGCGGACCTCGACTCCTGGTATTCCCTCGGCTATCCCGGACCGACCGGCGCCAAGCGCGCCGCTTCCGTGACGGTGCGTGTGCCGGGCCGGAAGGTGACCGTGAGGGTGCGCGGCTCGCTGGTGGAAAAGACCCCCGAGGAGCAGATGCAGGACCGGGTGCTCGCGCACCTCTTCAAACCCGATGGCCGCGCGCGGATTCCGATCCAGGCGTCCTCCACCGTCGCGCCGGACCAGAAGGGGAAGTACCGGATCCGCGTCGAGATCCGGATTCCCATCGCCTCGCTCGTGCTCCTCCCGACGGCGAAGGGGGTGGCAGGTGCGTTCTCGGTCTTCGTGGCCTCCGTCGCGCCCGAGGGGGACTTCTCCGAGGTCACGCGCAGGAGCCAGACGTTCGAGGTCCCCGCACAGGACCTCGAGACGGCGAAGGCCGGGCACTACACCTACGAGCTCGAGATCGACAGTGCCGGGCCCCAGGCCCGTGTCTGCGTCGGCGTCTGGGACGAGAAGAGCAACGACGCCGGGTTCGCGGTGGTGAAGGCGGCGGGCTCACCCGATCCGTCGGGTCCCTGA
- a CDS encoding phospho-sugar mutase, giving the protein MDFALLARARAWRDADPDPETAREVDRLLAEGEEAGLLDRFRGELEFGTAGLRGLLGAGPNRMNRAVVRRATAGVARHLLASVPDAARRGVVVARDARRGSDDFALETAGVLAGHGIRVHFFVDLAPTPLGAFAVKELGAAAGVVVTASHNPPAYNGYKVYWDNAAQIVPPVDAGIAAEIASAGPANAIPFLPRAEAEARGLFVPLGDDLCLRYHEAISGLVLHPGDGRDLGIVYTAMHGVGARFTLEALRRSGFANVHPVPAQNAPDGAFPTVAFPNPEEPGALDLALALCEETKADLLLANDPDADRLAAGARDRDGRMRLFSGNELGVLLGAYSLTWRTPRPARPLVLTTIVSSSQLGVIARDLGAAYAETLTGFKWIENRALELEQSEGRTTVFGYEEALGYSVADVVRDKDGISAALVFADLAGWCRARGVTAWGYLEEIQRAHGLFLSAQKSVTIPGAEGAATIAAVMDGFRARPPAAIGGLLVVETRDYRAGVAGLPASNVVAYLLEGGSRVTLRPSGTEPKIKYYFELRETPGEGEELSAAKARGDVRLNALVADFVRLALERGQPG; this is encoded by the coding sequence ATGGACTTCGCCCTTCTCGCCAGAGCCCGCGCGTGGCGCGACGCCGACCCCGACCCCGAAACGGCCCGCGAGGTGGACCGCCTCCTCGCCGAAGGTGAAGAAGCCGGGCTTCTCGACCGCTTTCGCGGCGAGCTCGAGTTCGGTACCGCGGGCCTCCGGGGCCTCCTCGGCGCCGGTCCGAACCGGATGAACCGGGCCGTCGTCCGCAGGGCCACCGCCGGCGTCGCCCGCCACCTCCTCGCCTCCGTCCCCGACGCCGCCCGCAGGGGAGTGGTCGTCGCGCGGGACGCCCGCCGCGGAAGCGACGATTTCGCCCTGGAGACCGCAGGGGTCCTCGCAGGCCATGGCATCCGCGTCCACTTCTTCGTCGACCTCGCCCCGACCCCTCTCGGCGCGTTCGCCGTGAAGGAGCTCGGCGCGGCCGCCGGGGTCGTCGTGACGGCGAGCCACAACCCGCCGGCCTACAACGGCTACAAGGTTTACTGGGACAACGCCGCGCAGATCGTCCCGCCGGTCGACGCCGGAATCGCCGCCGAGATCGCATCGGCGGGCCCCGCGAACGCGATCCCGTTCCTGCCCCGCGCCGAGGCGGAGGCGCGCGGGCTCTTCGTTCCTCTCGGCGACGACCTGTGCCTCCGCTACCACGAGGCGATCTCGGGTCTCGTCCTCCATCCGGGAGACGGGCGCGACCTCGGCATCGTCTACACCGCGATGCATGGCGTCGGGGCCCGCTTCACGCTGGAGGCGCTCCGTCGATCCGGTTTCGCGAACGTTCACCCCGTTCCCGCCCAGAACGCGCCCGACGGCGCCTTCCCGACGGTGGCGTTCCCGAACCCCGAGGAACCCGGCGCCCTCGACCTCGCCCTGGCGCTCTGCGAGGAGACGAAGGCCGACCTCCTCCTCGCCAACGACCCGGACGCCGACCGCCTCGCCGCCGGCGCGAGGGACCGGGACGGCCGGATGCGCCTCTTCTCGGGCAACGAGCTGGGCGTCCTCCTCGGCGCGTACAGCCTCACGTGGCGGACGCCGAGACCCGCCAGGCCGCTCGTCCTGACGACGATCGTCTCCTCCAGCCAGCTCGGCGTCATCGCCCGCGACCTCGGGGCGGCGTATGCCGAGACGCTGACCGGGTTCAAGTGGATCGAGAACCGCGCCCTCGAGCTGGAGCAGAGCGAGGGCCGCACGACCGTCTTCGGCTACGAGGAGGCGCTCGGCTACTCCGTCGCCGACGTCGTACGCGACAAGGACGGCATCTCGGCCGCCCTCGTCTTCGCCGACCTCGCCGGCTGGTGCCGGGCCCGCGGCGTGACGGCGTGGGGCTACCTCGAGGAGATCCAGCGCGCCCACGGCCTCTTCCTCTCGGCACAGAAGAGCGTGACGATCCCCGGTGCCGAAGGGGCCGCGACGATCGCGGCCGTCATGGACGGGTTCCGCGCCCGTCCTCCCGCGGCGATCGGGGGCCTCCTGGTCGTCGAGACCCGCGACTACCGCGCCGGCGTGGCGGGCCTGCCGGCGTCCAACGTCGTCGCCTACCTGCTCGAAGGGGGGTCGCGCGTCACGCTGCGGCCATCGGGAACCGAGCCGAAGATCAAGTACTACTTCGAGCTGCGAGAAACGCCCGGCGAGGGCGAGGAGCTTTCCGCGGCGAAGGCGCGCGGCGACGTGCGTCTCAACGCTCTCGTCGCCGACTTCGTCCGGCTCGCCCTCGAGCGGGGGCAGCCCGGATAG
- the leuC gene encoding 3-isopropylmalate dehydratase large subunit encodes MAATLYSKVWDAHTVRVLPTGQTQLFVGLHLVHEVTSPQAFDMLRLRGLGVAYPRRTVATVDHIVPTDTQARPFTDAMAEEMLSVLEKNCAEFGIRLHALGSAGQGIVHVIGPELGLTQPGMTIACGDSHTSTHGAFGAIAFGIGTSQVRDVLASQCLALDPLKVRRIDVEGALGPGVTAKDVVLEIIRRLGVNGGAGFAYEYGGSAVGAMSMEERMTLCNMSIEGAARAGYVNPDETTFAYLEGRPFAPRGDAWDAAVARWRSLASDVDAAYDDRFRLDARSIEPNVTWGINPGQSVPVSGRVPRPADVSDGERASVAEALDYMGFSGGEPIAGTRIDVAFIGSCTNGRLSDLRAAADAVRGRRVAPHVKALVVPGSVAVKAAAEREGLDEVFRAAGFEWRSAGCSMCLAMNPDRLEGRQVCASSSNRNFKGRQGSPAGRTLLMSPAMVAAAAIAGEVVDVRTAFVPAGETR; translated from the coding sequence ATGGCCGCGACGCTCTACTCGAAAGTGTGGGACGCCCACACGGTGAGGGTCCTGCCCACCGGGCAGACTCAGCTCTTCGTGGGTCTCCACCTCGTCCACGAGGTGACGAGCCCCCAGGCGTTCGACATGCTTCGACTCCGCGGGCTGGGAGTCGCGTACCCCCGCCGGACCGTCGCGACCGTCGACCACATCGTCCCGACGGACACCCAGGCGCGCCCCTTCACCGATGCGATGGCCGAGGAGATGCTCTCGGTTCTCGAGAAGAACTGCGCCGAGTTCGGCATCCGCCTTCACGCCCTCGGCTCCGCCGGGCAGGGCATCGTCCACGTCATCGGGCCCGAGCTCGGCCTGACGCAGCCCGGCATGACGATCGCCTGCGGCGACAGCCACACCTCGACCCACGGCGCCTTCGGCGCGATCGCGTTCGGAATCGGCACCTCGCAGGTGCGCGACGTCCTCGCGTCCCAGTGCCTCGCGCTCGACCCGCTGAAGGTGAGGCGCATCGACGTCGAGGGCGCCCTCGGGCCGGGCGTCACCGCGAAGGACGTCGTCCTCGAGATCATTCGCCGCCTCGGCGTGAACGGCGGCGCCGGCTTCGCCTACGAGTACGGCGGCTCAGCGGTGGGGGCGATGTCGATGGAAGAGCGGATGACCCTCTGCAACATGTCGATCGAGGGGGCCGCCCGCGCGGGCTACGTCAATCCCGACGAGACGACGTTCGCCTACCTCGAGGGGCGCCCCTTCGCGCCGAGGGGCGACGCGTGGGACGCGGCCGTCGCACGGTGGCGTTCACTCGCCTCCGACGTGGACGCCGCGTACGACGACCGCTTCCGCCTCGACGCCAGGAGCATCGAGCCGAACGTGACCTGGGGGATCAATCCCGGTCAGTCGGTCCCCGTTTCCGGGCGCGTGCCCCGCCCTGCCGACGTCTCCGACGGCGAACGGGCCTCGGTGGCCGAGGCCCTCGACTACATGGGCTTCTCCGGCGGCGAGCCGATCGCCGGCACACGCATCGACGTCGCCTTCATCGGCTCGTGCACGAACGGGCGGCTCTCCGACCTGCGGGCGGCGGCCGACGCCGTGCGCGGCCGACGCGTCGCCCCGCACGTGAAGGCCCTCGTCGTCCCGGGGTCGGTCGCCGTGAAAGCGGCCGCGGAGCGCGAGGGACTCGACGAGGTGTTCCGCGCGGCCGGCTTCGAGTGGCGCAGCGCCGGCTGCTCGATGTGCCTCGCGATGAACCCCGACCGGCTCGAGGGGCGGCAGGTCTGCGCCTCCTCCTCGAACCGGAACTTCAAGGGCCGCCAGGGAAGCCCCGCAGGCCGAACGCTCCTGATGAGCCCCGCGATGGTCGCGGCCGCCGCGATCGCGGGCGAGGTCGTCGACGTGCGGACGGCCTTCGTCCCGGCAGGAGAGACGCGATGA
- the ilvD gene encoding dihydroxy-acid dehydratase, with the protein MRSDEIKKGIERAPHRSLLRATGVVGEGDWNKPFVAIVNSYVDVVPGHVHLRAFGALVKAAVRAAGAVPFEFNTIGVDDGIAMGHEGMKFSLPSRELIADCVETMLSAHRFDGMVCIPNCDKITPGMLMAAVRLDIPAVFVSGGPMATGRDGAGKAIDLVSVFEGVGAYRAGAIGEARLSELEKNACPSCGSCSGLFTANSMNCLMEALGLALPFNGTALARTQEREAIAKAAAARIVDLIAADLTPRKIVTREAIDDAFALDVAMGGSTNTVLHTLAIAREAGLDYPIERINEVADRTPHLTKVAPSGPWHMDDVHAAGGVPAILERLAGIGRLHLDRPTVAGTFRDHVAKSTATNDDVIRPVANPHSARGGLAVLFGSLAPEGAVVKTAGVTPAMRRHRGPAVVFESQEAAMEGITSGLVKKGDVVVLRNEGPRGGPGMQEMLSPTSAIMGMGLGESVALVTDGRFSGGTRGACVGHVSPEAAEGGPIGYVREGDLISLDLDARTLDLEVGPEEMERRRETPLPPRRTVASPWLRRYRALVTNAAHGAVLRDGDELLAASEALTPQTTHRVGRTAGRTS; encoded by the coding sequence ATGAGATCGGACGAAATCAAGAAGGGGATCGAGAGGGCGCCGCACCGGAGCCTGCTGCGCGCCACGGGTGTCGTCGGCGAAGGTGACTGGAACAAGCCGTTCGTCGCGATCGTCAACTCCTACGTCGACGTCGTCCCCGGCCACGTCCACCTCCGCGCGTTCGGCGCCCTGGTGAAGGCCGCCGTCCGGGCGGCGGGCGCCGTCCCCTTCGAGTTCAACACGATCGGCGTCGACGACGGGATCGCGATGGGGCACGAGGGGATGAAGTTCTCCCTCCCTTCCCGCGAGCTGATTGCCGACTGCGTGGAGACGATGCTCTCGGCCCACCGCTTCGACGGGATGGTCTGCATTCCGAACTGCGACAAGATCACCCCCGGGATGCTGATGGCGGCGGTCCGCCTCGACATCCCGGCCGTCTTCGTCTCGGGCGGCCCGATGGCGACCGGCCGCGACGGCGCCGGAAAGGCGATCGACCTCGTCTCCGTCTTCGAGGGTGTCGGCGCCTACCGGGCCGGAGCGATCGGCGAGGCGCGTCTCTCCGAGTTGGAGAAGAACGCGTGTCCCTCCTGCGGCTCCTGTTCGGGGCTCTTCACGGCCAACTCGATGAACTGCCTCATGGAGGCGCTCGGCCTGGCGCTCCCGTTCAACGGGACGGCGCTCGCCCGGACCCAGGAGCGCGAGGCGATCGCGAAGGCCGCTGCCGCGCGGATCGTCGACCTGATCGCCGCCGACCTGACGCCCCGCAAGATCGTCACGCGTGAGGCGATCGACGACGCATTCGCCCTCGACGTGGCGATGGGCGGGTCGACGAACACCGTCCTCCACACGCTCGCGATCGCCCGCGAGGCGGGGCTCGACTACCCCATCGAGCGGATCAACGAGGTCGCCGACCGGACGCCCCACCTGACGAAGGTCGCGCCGAGCGGCCCGTGGCACATGGACGACGTCCACGCCGCCGGCGGCGTCCCGGCGATCCTCGAGCGCCTCGCCGGCATCGGCCGCCTCCACCTCGACCGGCCGACCGTGGCCGGAACCTTCCGCGACCACGTGGCGAAGTCGACTGCGACGAACGACGACGTGATTCGCCCCGTGGCGAATCCCCACTCGGCGCGCGGCGGCCTCGCCGTCCTCTTCGGGTCGCTCGCCCCGGAGGGCGCCGTCGTGAAGACGGCGGGCGTCACGCCCGCGATGCGCAGGCACCGCGGCCCGGCCGTCGTCTTCGAGAGCCAGGAAGCCGCGATGGAAGGGATCACCTCGGGCCTCGTGAAGAAGGGGGACGTCGTCGTCCTGCGCAACGAAGGCCCGCGCGGCGGCCCGGGGATGCAGGAGATGCTCTCCCCCACCTCCGCCATCATGGGGATGGGCCTCGGCGAGTCGGTCGCGCTCGTCACCGACGGCCGTTTCTCGGGTGGGACGCGCGGGGCCTGCGTCGGCCACGTCAGCCCCGAGGCGGCCGAGGGCGGGCCGATCGGCTACGTGAGGGAAGGCGACCTCATCTCCCTCGACCTCGACGCCCGGACGCTCGACCTCGAGGTCGGCCCCGAGGAGATGGAGCGCCGCCGGGAGACTCCGCTGCCGCCCCGCCGCACGGTCGCGAGCCCCTGGCTTCGCCGCTACCGCGCCCTCGTCACGAACGCCGCGCACGGCGCCGTCCTTCGCGACGGCGACGAGCTCCTCGCCGCGAGCGAAGCGCTGACGCCGCAGACCACCCACCGCGTCGGCCGGACGGCCGGGAGGACCTCATGA